A genome region from Synergistaceae bacterium includes the following:
- a CDS encoding glycosyltransferase family 4 protein, whose amino-acid sequence MKLLYITTVGQTMGFFTSLITELIREGHKIDIACSDTERIPAQYADLGCEVFPLSCSRNPLALGNIRSIREIRRIVEEGKYDAVHCHTPIAAALARIACRPLRKRGLKVIYTAHGFHFYKGAPLVNWLFYYPIEWVCARWTDLLLTMNREDYEFAARRLKAGDVKYVPGVGVDTERFAKVESDRAAKRGELCLGDGDIVLLSVGELNRGKNHQAIFRALAELKDPRIRYLVAGRGKQEASLRAIAESLGIAEQVRLTGHRDDIPELLNAADIFCFPSIREGLPVALMEAMASGLPCVASGIRGITDLINDGEGGFLCRPNDTQCFAAAIERLVESPSLRKTMGLVNSDRVKAFDQKRVNGIMKEIYENAV is encoded by the coding sequence GTGAAACTGCTCTATATAACCACAGTCGGCCAGACGATGGGCTTCTTCACAAGCCTAATAACAGAATTGATCCGGGAGGGGCACAAGATCGACATCGCCTGCTCCGACACCGAGAGAATCCCCGCTCAATATGCGGATTTGGGCTGCGAGGTCTTTCCGCTGTCCTGCTCCAGGAATCCTCTGGCGTTGGGTAACATCAGGTCCATAAGGGAGATTAGGCGCATTGTGGAAGAGGGGAAGTACGACGCGGTCCACTGTCACACGCCGATCGCAGCAGCCCTTGCCCGAATCGCCTGCAGGCCGCTGAGAAAACGCGGATTGAAGGTGATATACACCGCTCACGGGTTCCATTTCTACAAAGGCGCGCCCCTTGTCAACTGGCTTTTCTACTACCCGATCGAGTGGGTCTGCGCTCGCTGGACCGACCTCCTCCTGACCATGAACCGGGAGGACTACGAATTCGCGGCGCGGCGGCTGAAGGCCGGGGACGTTAAGTATGTTCCAGGCGTCGGCGTCGACACGGAGAGGTTTGCCAAGGTTGAATCGGACAGGGCTGCGAAACGAGGGGAGCTCTGTTTGGGGGATGGCGACATAGTGCTTCTGTCGGTGGGGGAGCTAAACCGGGGCAAGAACCACCAGGCGATTTTCAGAGCTCTGGCAGAGCTGAAAGATCCCCGTATCCGCTATCTGGTAGCAGGGCGAGGCAAGCAGGAGGCTTCCCTAAGGGCAATTGCGGAAAGCCTTGGCATAGCGGAGCAAGTTAGACTCACGGGCCACCGCGACGATATTCCGGAGTTGCTGAACGCCGCGGATATATTCTGTTTTCCGTCAATAAGGGAAGGGCTCCCAGTGGCCCTGATGGAGGCGATGGCATCCGGGCTTCCCTGCGTCGCCTCCGGTATAAGAGGAATCACCGACTTGATCAACGACGGAGAAGGCGGCTTCCTGTGCCGCCCGAACGACACCCAATGCTTTGCCGCGGCAATCGAACGCCTTGTAGAATCCCCATCGCTAAGAAAGACCATGGGGCTTGTCAACAGCGACAGGGTCAAGGCCTTCGACCAAAAGCGCGTAAACGGCATTATGAAAGAGATCTATGAGAACGCTGTTTAA